The window AATCTTTACGTGCCATCCGGAATTTAAAAAAAATCTGCGACGAACATCTTCCAGGACATTACGAAATTGAAATTATTGATATCTATCAGCGACCTGAACTATTAGAACAAGAACAGATTTTTGCAATTCCAACACTGATTAAGAAATTACCACTTCCTTTACAGCGGCTAATCGGCGATATGACCAATACAGAAGAAGTTGTACTTTATTTGGGTCTTTGAGATTGTTAAAACAAGGGGATTTTAGTTTCATTTTCCTGGCACAGCCCTCGCGGTGCAGGTAAAAATGGTACAAAAGAGCGGTTCGTTGTTCTCAACAAGACCGCCCTTCTGACTGTAGGAATACTTAAAGTTTAGGACTTCCGTTCACCACGACAAAGGTTTATATGGTAGATACAGCTAGAATTGGTATTAACCCAATACTAGCCTTAGGTCATACCCTTTTAAACAATTGAAGAGGCCGCAATTTCGGGCAGAATGCTTCCGGTCTGCAATGAAAAGCCTTGATAGTTAACGCCTCCATTA of the Allocoleopsis franciscana PCC 7113 genome contains:
- a CDS encoding circadian clock KaiB family protein codes for the protein MARYSSIVMKNSREGEDISSGFITNQEETLEQSYVDLELEQYRFRLYVAGNSPKSLRAIRNLKKICDEHLPGHYEIEIIDIYQRPELLEQEQIFAIPTLIKKLPLPLQRLIGDMTNTEEVVLYLGL